The following are encoded together in the Glycine max cultivar Williams 82 chromosome 8, Glycine_max_v4.0, whole genome shotgun sequence genome:
- the LOC100811541 gene encoding uncharacterized protein encodes MDPCPFIRLIVESLALKLPSSPAKPPPLSGVHPSTTPCFCKIRINTFPSHTAILPLSSSASSPDTTTSAPAFHLDPAALRRLSSKPLTLTLSVYNGPMGRSCGVRGAKLLGRLHLTINLPAALSRSSANTFHNGWLNLGGGGPHNNNKPSAQLHLVVRSEPDPRFVFQFGGEPECSPVVFQIQGNIRQPVFSCKFSADRNYRSRSLPSDFTKNRSGWRRSSTGEKEHQGRDRKGWMIMIHDLSGSPVAAASMVTPFVPSPGSDRVSRSNPGAWLILRPNGASESSWKPWGRLEAWRERGPVDGLGYKVELFSDNGPANRIPIAEGTMSVKKGGQFCIDYKVIKDAGLGSRLPGEEGFVMGSTVDGEGKVSKPVVQVGAQHVTCMADAALFIALSAAIDLSMDACRLFSHKLRKELCHHEQDSFS; translated from the exons ATGGATCCTTGCCCCTTCATTCGCCTCATTGTGGAATCCCTCGCTCTCAAACTCCCTTCCTCTCCGGCCAAACCCCCACCCCTCTCCGGCGTCCACCCTTCCACCACCCCCTGCTTCTGCAAAATCCGCATCAACACTTTCCCTTCTCACACCGCCATCCTCCCTCTCTCCTCCTCTGCCTCCTCCCCCGACACCACCACCTCCGCCCCCGCCTTCCACCTCGACCCCGCCGCACTCCGCCGCCTCTCCTCCAAGCCCCTCACCCTCACTCTCTCCGTCTACAACGGCCCAATGGGCCGCTCCTGCGGCGTCCGCGGTGCCAAGCTATTGGGCCGCCTCCACCTCACCATAAACCTCCCCGCTGCCCTCTCTCGCTCCAGCGCCAACACCTTCCACAACGGCTGGCTCAACCTCGGTGGGGGTGGGCCCCACAATAACAATAAACCCTCCGCCCAGCTTCATCTCGTTGTCCGGTCCGAACCGGACCCTCGCTTCGTCTTTCAGTTCGGAGGTGAACCGGAATGCAGCCCCGTGGTTTTCCAAATTCAGGGAAATATAAGACAGCCCGTTTTCAGTTGCAAGTTCAGCGCCGATCGCAACTACAGATCCCG GTCTCTTCCATCAGATTTTACAAAGAATCGAAGTGGGTGGAGAAGATCCTCCACAGGTGAGAAAGAGCATCAAGGAAGGGACAGAAAGGGTTGGATGATAATGATTCATGATCTCTCTGGCTCACCAGTTGCTGCAGCCTCCATGGTGACACCGTTTGTCCCATCCCCTGGCTCGGATCGCGTGTCCCGATCGAACCCGGGTGCCTGGCTCATTCTCCGCCCCAACGGCGCCTCAGAGAGTAGCTGGAAGCCATGGGGTCGTCTCGAGGCGTGGCGAGAAAGAGGTCCCGTTGATGGCTTGGGCTACAAGGTTGAGCTTTTCTCTGACAATGGACCAGCCAATAGAATACCCATTGCCGAAGGCACAATGAGTGTCAAAAAGGGTGGCCAGTTCTGCATTGATTACAAGGTCATAAAGGATGCTGGATTGGGTTCAAGGTTGCCAGGGGAAGAAGGCTTTGTGATGGGTTCAACTGTGGATGGTGAAGGCAAAGTTAGCAAGCCTGTTGTGCAAGTTGGGGCGCAGCATGTCACGTGCATGGCTGATGCTGCTCTCTTCATTGCGCTCTCTGCTGCTATTGATCTTAGCATGGATGCTTGCAGACTTTTCTCACATAAACTTAGAAAAGAGCTTTGCCATCATGAACAGGATTCCTTTTCATAG